In the Mytilus trossulus isolate FHL-02 chromosome 1, PNRI_Mtr1.1.1.hap1, whole genome shotgun sequence genome, one interval contains:
- the LOC134725992 gene encoding tripartite motif-containing protein 2-like: MEHTIITDNINCQIHKRKLNCRFCRTCDHLLCPECITTSHKKHDQDSIETVCNERREKLKEIKSTFSEKFILFEIENSKANDFKVKYEQFSDESVKKINQQEKLIIDEVRKYAKALREQLKSEKQRIEKSITEREKHMEEVKESLLNRQSNIIEVLESNQGAQVFNVCSEICGKEIPDISFKTFPEETKDFIPTNESIKIVINFFGSLQKTKLPKGLPQVNLDVIKSYTTDFEMVDRVVIQDDKTAWICNEQIPTLHKINIDDKITTVQNMSVKVYDMSLTHNNNILMSLDNSSDVNLLTPKTEEIKPFLSVSPLIPLGIHVTKHNEIILGVKERSDKLTDTSCRKIIIFGMDGKQKQSYEYDKFKQRLFTVPFRITSKINNDILVIDRTSNTDGRVVVLNREGEVKWTYQGHPHVSVGDQQFDPFDIVTTLVGHAIVTDFINHTLHVLSGEGDILTFKVMKEQGITYPTSLDIGTKGQLWVGCHSGDNERTEAKLQEVKMSF, from the coding sequence ATGGAACACACTATTATTACTGATAACATTAACTGTCAGATTCATAAGAGGAAGTTGAATTGTAGGTTTTGTCGAACATGTGACCACTTATTGTGTCCAGAATGTATAACCACTTCCCATAAAAAACATGACCAAGATTCTATTGAAACAGTGTGCAATGAAAGAAGAGAGAAactgaaagaaataaaatccacattttctgaaaaattcatactttttgaaatagaaaacagTAAAGCTaatgattttaaagtaaaatatgagCAATTTTCTGATGAgtctgttaaaaaaatcaatcaacaaGAAAAGTTGATCATAGATGAAGTCAGAAAATATGCTAAAGCACTTAGAGAACAACTTAAAAGTGAAAAGCAAAGAATAGAAAAATCTATCACAGAAAGAGAAAAGCATATGGAAGAAGTCAAGGAAAGTTTGCTTAATAGGCAAAGCAACATAATAGAAGTATTAGAATCAAATCAAGGAGCGCAAGTGTTCAATGTTTGTTCAGAAATCTGCGGAAAAGAAATTCCAGATATATCTTTCAAGACATTTCCAGAGGAAACTAAAGATTTCATTCCTACAAATGAAAGCATAAAGATCGTTATCAACTTCTTTGGATCACTACAGAAAACCAAACTACCAAAGGGATTGCCACAAGTGAACTTAGATGTTATCAAGAGTTATACTACAGATTTTGAGATGGTAGATAGAGTGGTAATACAGGATGACAAGACAGCTTGGATTTGTAATGAGCAAATACCTACtcttcataaaataaacattgatgACAAAATCACAACTGTTCAAAATATGTCAGTTAAGGTTTATGACATGTCACTGACACACAATAATAATATTCTCATGTCTTTGGATAACAGTTCTGATGTCAATCTGTTAACACCAAAAACAGAAGAAATCAAACCTTTCCTATCTGTGTCACCACTGATACCACTCGGCATACATGTCACTAAACATAATGAGATTATACTAGGTGTTAAGGAGAGGAGTGACAAACTCACAGACACAAGTTGTAGGAAAATTATAATCTTTGGGATGGAtgggaaacaaaaacaatcatatGAGTATGATAAATTTAAACAGAGATTATTTACCGTCCCTTTTAGAATAACATCTAAGATAAACAATGACATACTGGttatagatagaacatctaataCTGATGGGAGGGTGGTGGTTCTTAACAGGGAAGGAGAGGTCAAGTGGACCTATCAGGGACATCCTCATGTCAGTGTAGGGGATCAACAATTTGACCCTTTTGATATAGTGACAACATTAGTAGGACATGCTATAGTGACTGATTTTATCAACCATACCTTACATGTCTTGTCAGGGGAGGGAGATATACTGACATTTAAAGTTATGAAGGAGCAGGGGATTACATATCCAACGTCATTGGATATTGGTACAAAGGGACAGTTATGGGTGGGATGTCATTCTGGGGATAATGAAAGAACAGAAGCCAAGCTACAAGAAGTGAAGATGTCTTTTTAa